TCTGCTTTAAAAATAATAATGCGGAAAATGACAAAATAACGTCAATTTCCGCATCAATTCAGCGATCATCGGCGCACATCGCCGCATCCGTGACCAGGGCCGCTTACTGGAAGCTGCCCAGACGCTTCAGATTCGAGAAGTTCATCCAGATGAAGAAGGCACGGCCAACGATGTTCTGTTCCGGCACGAAGCCCCAGTAACGGCTATCCGCACTGTTGTCGCGATTGTCGCCCATCATGAAATAATTGCCCGGCGGCACCTTGCAAATCACGCCCTGGCTGTTGTACTGGCAGTTCTGCTTGTTCGGGAAGTCGTCGGCCCCCATGATGTATGGCGGCACGTTCGGATCGTTCAGGATACGGTTTTTCACCCCGCCGACCGTCTCTTCGAACTGCTTGAAGTAGGCAATGTGCTCGTCGTCGAAGTAGTCCGGCAACGCCGTTTCCGGCACCGGCTGCCCGTTGATGGTCAGCTTCTTGTTCTGGTAGGCCACCACATCGCCCGGCACACCGATCACGCGCTTGATGTAATCCATCGACTCGTCTTTCGGGTAACGGAACACCACGACATCGCCGCGCTTCGGCTCGCCCACGTCGACGATTTTCCTGTTGATCACCGGCAGACGAATGCCGTAGTCGAACTTGTTCACGAGAATGAAATCGCCGACGAGCAGCGTCGGGATCATCGATCCGGACGGAATCTTGAACGGCTCGACCACGAACGAGCGCAGCACGAACACCGCCAGAATCACCGGGAAGAAGCTCGCGGAATATTCGAGCCACCATGGCTGACGCAGCTTTTCGTCCCGCAGCTTCGCGCGTGCGCTTGCGAGCGCGTTGCTTTCCTGCGGCCCCGAGCCCTGGACACCGGACCCCTGTAATGCCAACTGCTGCTGATCGAATTGCGCCACGGCGTTCTGTGCTGCCCGGCGGCGCGCCGGTTGAAACACCAACTTGTCGGCCACCCAGGCCACCCCGGTCACCAGCACCAGGATCAAAAGAATCAGGGCGAAATTCATGCGGGACCTGTCGCTACGTTATTTGTCTTCGACTTGCAAAATGGCAAGGAACGCTTCCTGAGGAATCTCGACGCTCCCCACCTGCTTCATGCGCTTCTTACCTTCCTTCTGTTTCTCGAGCAGCTTCTTCTTACGTGTGATGTCGCCACCATAGCACTTGGCCAAAACGTTCTTACGCAAAGCCTTGATGTTTTCACGGGCAATGATGTTCGCACCGATCGCCGCCTGAATCGCTACATCGTACATCTGACGCGGAATGATTTCCCGCATCTTCGACGCGACCTGCGCACCGCGACGGCGGCTCTCCGAACGGTGAACGATGATCGACAGCGCATCGACCTTGTCGCTGTTGATGAGCATGTCCACCTTGACCACGTCCGACGCGCGATATTCCTTGAACTCATAGTCCATCGACGCATAACCGCGCGACACCGACTTCAGACGGTCGAAGAAGTCGAGCACGATTTCGGCCATCGGGATTTCATAAATCAGACGGACCTGACGACCGTGATACTGCATGTCGATCTGGATGCCGCGTTTTTGCTGACACAGCGTGACGACCGAACCGACGTACTCCTGCGGCATGTACAGATTGACGGTAACGATCGGCTCGCGCACTTCTTCGATACGCCCCGGATCCGGCATCTTCGACGGATTTTCGACCGACACGACCGTGCCGTCGCGCTCCGTCACCTCATAAATCACGGTCGGTGCCGTGGTGATGAGGTCCATGTCGAATTCGCGCTCCAGACGCTCCTGCACGATCTCCATGTGGAGCAGGCCCAGGAAGCCGCAACGGAAACCGAACCCCAGCGCCTGCGAGACTTCCGGTTCGTATTGCAGCGAGGCGTCGTTGAGCTTGAGCTTTTCGAGCGATTCGCGCAGCGCGTCGTATTGATTCGCTTCGACCGGGTAGAGACCGGCGAACACCTGCGGCTTGACTTCCTTGAAGCCTGGCAACGGCGCGTCGGCCGGCTTGGTCGTCGTGGTCACGGCATGCGTGACGGTATCACCCACCTTTGCGGCACCGAGTTCCTTGATGCCGGAGATGATGAAGCCGACCTGTCCTGCCGAGAGCGACGCGAGTTGTTTCGACTTCGGCGTGAACACGCCGACCTGCTCGACCAGATGGCTGGAGCCCGTGGCCATCAAATGAATCTTTTCCTTCGGCTTGAGCGTGCCGTTCACGACACGCACCAGCATGACAACACCCACGTAGCTATCGAACCACGAGTCGATGATCAGCGCCTGCAACGGTGCGTTTGCATCGCCCTTGGGCGGCGGCACCTTGGCGATCAGGGCTTCGAGCACGTCTTCCACGCCGAGCCCGGTCTTCGCCGAGCAGCGCACAGCGTCGGTCGCTTCGATACCGATGACGTCTTCGATTTCCTGAATCGCGTTTTCCGGTTCAGCAGACGGCAGGTCGATCTTGTTGAGCACCGGCACGACTTCCACGCCCAGTTCGATGGCCGTGTAGCAATTCGCGACCGTCTGCGCTTCCACGCCCTGCGAGGCGTCGACCACGAGCAGCGCGCCTTCGCAGGCGGACAGGGAGCGGCTCACCTCGTACGAGAAGTCGACGTGTCCCGGCGTATCGATGAGGTTGAGGTTGTAGACCTTGCCGTCGCGAGCCTTGTATTGCAGCGCAGCCGTCTGTGCCTTGATGGTGATGCCACGCTCGCGCTCGAGGTCCATCGAGTCGAGGACGCGCGATTCCATTTCACGATCGGACAAACCGCCGCTCAGCTGGATGATGCGATCGGCCAGGGTCGATTTCCCGTGGTCGATGTGGGCGATGATCGAAAAATTGCGAATATGGTCCATGAGGCGGGCTATAGAAAAGTCGGTGCCATCGGATTCGGCTCGGCAGCGGCTTTCGAGAGAATCGGCAAACACGACATTTTAGCCGAAAGCGCAGGGATTCCGTCTGGAATCGCGCGCATCGCGGCGATACATCGGTAGTGGCGGGAAGGTTCTGGTGCCGGTCGCGGGCCGGTAGACGGGCGCGGCTTCAGCCCGATTGAAATACGACAGCAACGGCATCGACGTCGAAACGATACCGGCACAACTCGCGCTCCCCCAATGTAAGCACCGGCACGATCTCGTCGTACCTGGCTTCCAGCGCGGGATCGCTGTCGACATCGATGACCGTGACGGAAAAGTCCCACGCCGGACGCATCGCCTCGAGCGCCGCAAGCATGTCATCACAAAGATGACACCACTTGCGGCCATAAAGGGTGAGCGCCGGCGCGGTCATGAGCCAGCTTACTTGCCGCTCGGCGCGCGCGGGCGCAGCGGCACGAACTGAGTTGCATCGCCGCGACGGACCAGGATCGGCACCAGACGCTTCGGATCGAGCGCCTTGACGACTTCCTCGAATTGCTTGGCGTTGGCGATATCGGCGTCGCCCACCCGCAGGATGATGTCGCCCTGCTGGAGTCCCGCACGGCCCGCCGGACCTTCGGCAAGCTCGACCTGCACGCCGCCACGCAGCTTCAGATCCTTCTTCTGTGCCTCGGTCAGATCGGAGACGACCAGACCCAGCGCGTTCGGATGCGGTGTATCGGCGCTGCCGCTCTGCGCCCGGGATGCCTTGGGCGTGTCGGCGTCAGCCTCTGCGATGGTGATTTTCAGATCCTGATTCTTGCCTTTGCGCAGCACTTGCAGCGTGGCACTCGAACCCGGCTTGGTCTCGCCGACCATGCGCGGCAGGTCGGTCGCGTGATCGACGGAGCGGCCCTCGAATTTCATGATGATGTCGCCCGGCTGCACGCCCGCCTTCTCGGCCGGGCTGCCCGGTTCGACACTGCGCACCAGCGCGCCCTGCGCTCGCGGCAGGCCCAGCGAATCGGCCACATCCTTGCTGACTTCGCTGATCGCCACGCCGATGCGGCCGCGCACGACCTTGCCCGTCTTCTTGAGCTGGTCGACCACGCGCATCACTTCGTCGATCGGAATCGCGAACGAAATGCCCATGAAACCACCGGTCTGGCTGTAGATCATCGAGTTGATGCCCACCACCTCACCGCGCATATTGATCAACGGACCGCCCGAATTGCCCGGGTTCACGGCCACGTCCGTCTGGATAAACGGAAGGTAATCGCCCGTATCGCGCCCCTTGGCCGACACGATGCCCGAGGTTACCGTATTTTCGAGACCAAACGGTGAACCGATAGCCACGACCCACTCGCCGACGCGCAGCCTGTTCGAATCGCCCACTGGCACGGTCGGCAGATCCTTCGCTTCGACCTTGACCACGGCGACGTCGGTACGCTTGTCCGCACCCACCAGCTTTGCCTTGAATTCACGCTTGTCGGTCAAGGTGACGTAAATGCTGTCGGCACCGTCGACGACGTGGGCGTTCGTCAGGATATAGCCGTCGTTGGAGACAATGAAACCCGAGCCCACGCCGCTGTTCTGCTCCTCGTCCGGCTGCGGCTGACCACGCCGCGGCGTGCCGCCCTTCGGGCCCGGCTGCTGCGGCATGGGGACGCCGAAGAAGCGGCGGAACAACTCGGCCATGTCGTCGTCCATGCCGGGCGGCAAGCCGCGCTGACTGCGGCTGACGCGCTCGGTCGTGCGAATGTTCACGACGGCCGGGCCGACGCGATCGACGAGCTGAGTGAAATCGGGAAGGTTGCTGACGAGCGGCGGGTTCGACGCCGCAGATCCGCTGCCCGGCGCCGAGGCCGGTGCGGCAAAGGCGGCGGGAGCTCCCGCCAATTGAGCGGCGATGGTGCCGCCGAGGATGACACGAAGCAGGAGAGTCTTCTTCATTGGAAGATCGTGGTGCGCGAAAGTCTCGGAATCCCTGAGGGCAGTCCGGCACCCGACGCCTCGTCGCGTCTCGAATGCGCCTCGCTGCCCGGACCGCGCCGTCGCCGGTCGCGGCCCACCCGACAGCCGGTCACTTCGCCGGCTGTTTGTACTCGATACTGGAGGCGAATTGTTGCAGAGTGGCCTGCGGCACTTCGCCGAGCAAGGTCAGCCAGAAGTCGCCGTAGCGCTTGATGAGGATGTTCGTCGCTCCCGCGCTGCCGTGACCTTCCTTGCGATCCCGCGTGGCCGGTTCGATAAACACCGAAAGTCCGGCCATGCCGTCGGAATATACCACCTGCTGGACTTCCAGCGGCTTGCCGTCCGCGGTCGAACGCATGGTTCGAAGCACCTCGCGCACCGCCTTGAATCCGGGCACCTTCTTGTCGACGTCGATGCTCCAGCCCGCATCGGACAAGTGCGTGGAGGCAATCTGCGGCTTGATGACATGCCAGCCGTGTGTCGCCTGAATCGCGTGCATGATGCGCGCCTTCTCACTCGGCACGCCAATCGAAATTTGCGAGAACGCCGCCTGTTCGAGCAGGGGGCCTTCTGCATCGAGCGTTTGCGCCCGCAGCAGCAGACCGGTGTTGCGATCGGCCCACAGGCGATAACCGAAACGGTAATCGTCCCTCGGTGAGAGTTCGATCACCATGCAGTCGAAACCGGCCATGCGCTCATTGGGCAGCAGCTTCGGTGCGTAATTGTCGAGCACATCGCGATTGGGCGTGGCGAGCAAAGCGGGGAAGGAATCCTTGCTCTCGCGCTTTTCCTGGAAGACGGTCTTCTGCTCCGGTATGAGCGTGTAGACATCGTCGTTCTGACGAAGAATGCGACGCTGACGTCCGTCGAGCGTCTCAAGCTCTTCGTACTCGTTACCCTTGTCCGCGAAGTGACTGATCTTCGACGAACGCATGGTCGAGCCGCGCTGGTAGACGAACGTACCGATGTAGTTTTGCGTCTGCGCCGCGCGGTGGATCTTGTTGAGCCACGCGCTGACCTCGCGCTTTTCGATCAGCGGGTCGGTCGACGGCGCGGATGCCTGCGCCCACGCCTGCGTTTGCAGGGTAGCCGCCAGAAGGAAAGCGAACAGCAAGAAAGTGCGCCCGATGGGCGCACGCGGCAAGGATTCGATACTCAGGCGCTGCATTTATTCGTCCGCTTGCGCCGAGGCTCGCATGTAGGGGGAAACACTCTGACCGATGGGGGCCGGCGCATATTGCTGATGGGCCGCCAGATACTGGTCGAGACGTGCGTCGCGCAGCACGATCAGATCGTTCTGCGCGCTGGCGCTGGCACCGTTGGCGGCCACAGCGGCTTGCGGCTGCTGGGCGAGCGCCACACGCGTGAGGCTCGAACCGGCCGTCGCCGGCGTTGCCGCCTGAGCGAGTACCTGCGGTTGCGTGCCGCCTGCCGGATGGTCTTGCAGACGCGGGACCACGACCCACGACAGTGCGGCAACTGCGGCGGCCGCAGCGGCCGTCGGCAGGACACGGCGTACCCGCAGGAATGGATTGATTCGCGTGACGCGCGAGCCGGCGGCCCTCGCGCCCGGCGCCGCGGCCGCTTGTGCATCGGCCAGTGCGGCCGGTGCGAGCAAATGCGGCTCGGCTTCGAGGCGTGCCGCGAACGACGCCATGAAGGCGGACTCCGAACGCGGCAGCGTCAGTTCGTCGGAACGCAGTGCGTCCCCGATCAGATGGTAGTCGTCCCACAGAGGCCGACCCGAGGCGTCAGCCTCGTCCAGCAGGGCAGCCAGTTCGTCCGGATCGAATTCCCCGTCCATCAACGCGGAAATCCGCTCGGCTTGCAGCCCCCGCTGCGTTTGCACCGTCGCTGATCCCATGATATCCCCCAACGAAATTAACTTCCCCGGCGGCGCGCTCACCAGCGCTTACCGTCAGGCGTGTCCAGCAGCGGCCTCAGCCGGCTGGCAATCGCTTCACGCGCCCGGAAAATTCGCGAACGGACCGTTCCGATCGGGCACCCCATGGCTTCGGCGATCTCTTCGTAGCTCAACCCTTCGATTTCTCGCAGGGTAATCGCCGTCCGAAGCTCATCGGGCAAAGCCTCCATCGCTGTGTTGACCGTTTGAGCAATCTGCTTGCTCATCAGCATCGACTCAGGCGTGTTGATATCCCTTAGTTGATCGGCCTCGGCAAAAGTTTCCGCTTCTTCAGCGTTCGCTTCAGTCGAAGTCGGTGCACGGCGCCCCTGCGTTGCAAGGTGATTTTTCGCCGTGTTGACAGCAATTCGATACAACCAGGTATAGAACGCCGACTCGCCGCGAAATTGCGGCAAGGCGCGGTAGGCCTTGATGAAGGCCTCCTGCGTCACATCCTCGACCTCAGCGGCGTCGCGCACGAGCCGCGATACGAGGCGGATGATCTTGCGGTGATATTTCGCGACCAATAGCTCGAAGGCGGCTTTGTCGCCTTTTTGCACGCGCTCAACGAGCGCCTGGTCGATTTCTCGTTCACTCACCTGATATGGATCCGTATTTTCTCTGGCTGCCAGGCCCCCGGTCGGACCCGATTGCACCACGGCAGCACGTGCCACCGTGGCTGGAAGTGTCTTTACGCCGCACGCCCGGGCACACTCACCGGAGCGTGGGTCAGCGGGACGGGACGCCTGCGCGGCGCCCCGCGAACTTAGACGCGCTGGAAGACCAGCGTGCCGTTAGTCCCGCCAAATCCGAAAGAGTTCTTCAACGCGACATCGATTTTCACGTCGCGGGCCACGTTTGCGCAGTAATCGAGGTCGCAAGCGGGGTCCTGATTGATGATATTGATCGTCGGCGGCGATTTCTGATGGTGGACGGCCAGCACGGTGAACACCGACTCCAGGCCGCCCGCGCCGCCCAGCAAGTGGCCGGTCATCGACTTGGTGGAGTTCACGACGACACGCTTGGCGGCGTCGCCCATGAGGCGTTTGATGGCCACCGTCTCGGCGATATCGCCCAGCGGCGTCGAGGTGCCATGAGCGTTCACGTAATTGACGGTGTCGGCATTGAGGCCGGCATCGCGCAGTGCGTTCGTCATGGCGCGCAATGCGCCGTCGCCGTCTTCGCACGGTGCGGTCATGTGATACGCGTCGGCGCTCATGCCGAAGCCTTTGATCTCCGCATAGATCTTCGCGCCGCGCGCCTTGGCGTGCTCGTATTCTTCGACCATCATCACGCCGGCGCCCTCGCCCAGCACGAAACCGTCGCGATCCCTGTCCCACGGACGGCTCGCCGTCGCCGGGTCGTCGTTACGCATGGACAGGGCGGTCATCGCAGCGAAGCCGCCGATACCCAGCGGCGACACCGTCGATTCGGCACCGCCGGCAAGCACGGCATCCGCGTCGCCATACTGAATCATGCGCGCCGCCTGACCGATACAGTGCAGACCGGTCGTGCAGGCGGTGACGATAGCGAGGTTCGGGCCCTTCAGGCCGTACTTGATCGAGAGATGACCGGAGATCATGTTGATGATCGAACCGGGCACGAAGAACGGGGAAATCTTGCGTGGACCGCCATTGAGCAGATCGGTCTGCGTATTTTCGATCATCGGCAGACCGCCGATACCGGAGCCGACCAGCACGCCCACACGCTCAGCGTTTTCCGCGGTGATTTGCAGACCGCTGTCCTCGAACGCCTGAATACCGGCGGCGAGGCCGTAATGGATGAACGTATCCATGCGGCGCGCTTCCTTGGCCGACAGATACTTCTCGGTCTCGAAGTTTTTGACTTCGCCTGCGAAGCGAACCTTATGGCCGCTCGCATCGAACTTCGTGATGTTGGCGATGCCCGAACGGCCCGCGACCAGATTCTCCCAACCTTCGGCAACGGTGTTGCCGACCGGCGAGATCAGGCCCAGACCGGTAATGACGACGCGACGACGACTCACGATACTCCCCTTCTTCTGCTGGGTCATACAAAACAAAAGCCACAGAGGCGACAAGGTCCGACCCTGCGCTCCCTGCGGCTGACAGGCATGCCTGACGCCAGGAGCCGGTCGGCATCCCGGCCAGTCAGGCGATCCGTAGGCGTATCAGGCCTTCGACTGAGCCTGGGCGAAATCGATAGCTTGTTGCACGGTGGTGATCTTTTCTGCGTCTTCGTCCGGGATCTCGATCTCGAACTCTTCTTCCAGTGCCATCACCAGCTCAACCGTGTCGAGCGAGTCAGCGCCAAGATCGTTCACAAAGCTGGATTCGTTCTTGACGTCGGCTTCTGCCACGCCAAGTTGTTCCGCGACGATCTTCTTGACGCGTTGCTCAATGGTATCCATTCAAACCCTCCGGGGTAGTTAGTTCAGACAAGTGCGCGCATTTTAACAGGTTTGCCAAGCAAAGTTAGCATGCGCCAAATAATGTTCAATGTCGTGCAAAGACATGCATTTTCATCATATCTGCACGCATTTCCCTCAATTCATGAACATGCCGCCGTTCACGTGAAGCGTGGTGCCGGTAATGTAACCCGCCTGCGGGGACGCGAGGAACGCCACCGCATTGGCAATGTCTTCCGGCGCGCCCAAGCGGCCCAGCGGAATCCGCGCCTTGAGCGCTTCATGCTGCGCCTCGCCCAGCGCTTTGGTCATATCGGTATCGATAAAGCCCGGGGCAACACAGTTGACCGTGATGTTCCGGCTGCCGATCTCGGCGGCCAGCGAGCGCGACATCCCGGCCACGCCCGCCTTGGCTGCCGCATAGTTGGCCTGACCGGGATTGCCGGCCGAGCCGACAACCGAAGTCACGTTGATGATGCGACCGCTACGGGCCTTCATCATGGGCTTGATGACCGCACGCGAGAGACGGAAGATCGCCTTGAGGTTGGTGTCGATCACGTCGTCCCATTCGTCGTCCTTCATCCGCATCGCGAGATTATCGCGCGTGATGCCGGCATTATTGACGAGGATGTCCAGTTTGCCGTGCTGCTTGAGAATGTCGTCTAGCGCAGCGGCCACACCGTCCGCGTCGGTCACATTCAGGACAATGCCCTTGCCCGCGACGCCAGCTTCGGCGAAGTAGGCGTCGATGCCCTGCGCACCGGTCTCGCTGGTCGCGGTACCGACGACGGTCGCCCCCTGGCGCGCGAGTTCGAGGGCGATGGCGCGACCAATGCCGCGCGAAGCGCCCGTCACCAGGGCCACGAGGTTGTCGAGTTGCTTGCTCATGTAAGAAATACCCTTGCCGTTGGCTTACGAGAGTTGGGCGCGCACATCGGCGAGCGACGCCGGATCGGTGATCGCCAAACCCGTGAGATTACCGTCGATACGCTTGGTCAGGCCGGTCAGCACCTTGCCCGGGCCGCATTCGACCACCTGCGTCACGCCTTGCGCGGCGAGCCACTTCACCGATTCCACCCAGCGCACCGGCGCGGCAGCCTGACGCACGAGGGCGTCCTTGATACGAGCCACGTCGGTTTCGACCGCCACATCGACGTTATTGACGAGCGAGACCTGCGGCGCGTTAAACGTCACGTTTTCCAGATACTCGCGCAGACGATCCGAGGCCGGCTTGAGCAGCGACGAATGGAACGGCGCCGAGACCGGCAGCACGAGCGCGCGCTTGGCGCCCGCCGCCTTGGCCAGTTCACAGGCCTTCTCCACGCCCGCCTTGGCACCTGCGATCACGACTTGAGCCGGCGCATTGAAATTGACGGCCTCGACGACGCCCGCGGCCGATGCGTCTGCGCAGACACTGCGAACCGTATCGTCGTCCAGACCGAGAATCGCAGCCATGCCGCCCTGCCCGACGGGCACCGCTTCCTGCATGGCTTGCGCGCGAAAACGCACCAGCGGCACCGCATCCTTGAATGCGATCACGCCGGCAGCGACCAGCGCGGTGTACTCACCGAGGCTATGGCCGGCAACGAACGCCGGCATCGCGCCACCGTCGGCCAACCATGCGCGATACATCGCGTAAGCGGCACTCAGCATGACCGGCTGCGTGTTCGTCGTGAGGTTGAGCTCTTCGGCGGGCCCTGCGGCGATCAGCTTGGCGATGTCCTGCCCGAGGGCGTCCGAAGCTTCGGCGAGCACTTCCCGCACTACCGCGTTATCTGCGAACGCGTCGAGCATGCCCACCGATTGGGACCCTTGTCCCGGGAAAACGAAAGCGAATGTCATGGCGCTTGTTTTTTGCAGTCAGATTCAGAAACATTGCGGCGCATGGCGGCGCGCCGATGTGACGCACATTGAGGCGTCGTCGCGCGCCGTACGCCGCGACGGGCGCCATCGGCATGCGCGACGCCTTGGCGCCGGACGCGTTTCACATGCGGAAGAGCACCGCACCCCACGTAAAGCCGCCACCCACACCCTCGATCATGACGGTCTGGCCAGGCTTGATACGCCCGTCGCGCACAGCGACGTCGAGAGCGAGCGGAATCGAGGCGGCCGAGGTGTTGCCGTGCTGGTCGACGGTCACGACCATCTTCTCTTCGGCCCCCAACTTGCGGGCCGTGCTTGTCATGATGCGTAGATTGGCCTGATGCGGAATCAGCCAGTCGATCGCCGACGCTTCCAGCCCGGCCTTCTCGAGGGCCTCGTGAGCCACCTTTTCGAGTACCTTGACGGCCAGCTTGAACACCGCCTGGCCATCCATATAGAGGAACGCTTCGCCCTGCACGGCACCGGCGTTCACGTTGCCCGGCACGCACAGGATGTTCGAATGACTGCCATCCGCATGCAGCGCACTCGACAGAATGCCCGGCTCGCCGGAGGCCTGCAGCACGACGGCGCCCGCGCCATCGCCGAACAGCACGCACGTCGTACGGTCGTTGAAATCGAGAATGCGCGAGAACGTCTCGGCACCGATCACGAGAACGTTGCGATAGGCGCCCGAGCGAATGAAATTGTCGGCCGTGGCCATCGCGTAGGCGAAGCCGGAGCAAACCGCCTGAATGTCGAACGCCGCGCAGCCGTTGGTGATCCCCAGCTTGCTCTGCACGAGGCAGGCAGTGCTCGGGAACACGAAGTCGGGCGTGGACGTGGCGACCATGATGAGGTCGATCTGGTCGGCACTCAGTCCGGCCATGTCGAGCGCGCGCCTGGCGGCTTCGACGGCCATGTCGCTGCTCGTCTGGTCTGGTGCGGCGAAGTGGCGCGCCTGAATGCCGGTACGCGCGACGATCCACTCGTCGCTCGTCTCGATGCCACGGGTGGCAAGCTCATCGGCCAACTGCTGATTGGTCACGCGTCGTGCCGGCAGGTAGCTGCCGGTGCCGACGACACGGGAATAAATCGCGGACTGAGTCATCTTATGATCGGTTAGCGCACCGGGGCGGGCACCGGCTTCAGAGCGCCGGAACGGCGCTCACCGGCTTGTTGTCCTGGAGCTGGGTCTGATTCTCTTGCATGGCGCGCGACAGACGGTCTAGCACACCGTTGCGAACTGCATCATATCCGCGTTTGATAGCCCATTCAAACGAGTAGGCATCGGCAGAGCCGTGACTCTTGATAACGAGCGCACGCAGTCCGAGCAACGCAGCGCCGTTGTATCGGCGATGGTCGACGCGGTTCTTGAAGCGAGTGAGAATCGGCAGCGCAATGACGGCAATCACCTTCGTCCACCAGGTGCGGGTGAATTCTTCGCGGATCATGTCGCCGAGCATTTGTGCAAGGCCTTCGGAGGTTTTGAGCGCGACGTTGCCGACGAATCCATCGCATACGACGATGTCCGTCGTGCCTCGATAAATATCGTTGCCTTCCACGTTGCCGTAGAAGTTCAGCGTGGAGCCGCGCAGCAGTTCGCCCGCCTGCTTGATGACGTCGTTGCCCTTGATGACTTCTTCGCCAATGTTGAGCAGGCCGATCGACGGCCGTTCCTTGCCATCGACCGCCGCCACGAGCGCGTGGCCCATTTCGGCGAATTGCAGCAGGTGCGTCGGCTCGCAGTCCACATTCGCGCCCAGATCGAGCATCGTGGTGTAGCCGCCCAACTGGTTCGGCAATACGGTGGCGATCGCCGGGCGCTCGATGCCGGGCAGCGTCTTGAGTACGTAGCGGGACACGGCCATCAGCGCGCCGGTGTTGCCGGCCGATACGCAGGCTTGCGCGCGCGCTTCCTTGACCAGATTGAGCGCCACGCGCATCGAAGAGTCTTTCTTCTTGCGCAGCGCAGTCTCGACGGAGTCGTCCATGGCAACGACTTCGGTCGCATTGACCACGGACAGGCGCGGGTGATCCGTCACGCGCAGCTTCGCGAGCTGTGCGTTGATGATCTCCTGCTGCCCGACCAGCACAAGTTCGACATCGTCGGTGGATTGCACGAAGCGAACCGCAGCCGGCACCGTCACCGATGGGCCGTGATCTCCGCCCATACAATCGATCGTCAGGGTGACTGTCATGTCGACGTGATTGGCTTGCGGTACAGGTAACAAAAAAAGCGGCAGGATAAGTGCCGCTTTTGCCACATCGGACGATCAAGCAGCGCCATGATGGGCGCGTGTCGCCTGGAGGGCCGAATTAGTCGTTCTTGGTCTTGATGACCTTACGACCGCGGTAGAAACCGTTCGGCGAGATGTGGTGACGCAGGTGCGTCTCACCCGACGTCGGTTCGACGGCGGTCGACGGTGCGGTCAGGAAATCGTGCGAACGGTGCATGCCGCGCTTCGACGGCGACTTCTTGTTCTGTTGAAC
This is a stretch of genomic DNA from Pandoraea faecigallinarum. It encodes these proteins:
- a CDS encoding glutaredoxin family protein, whose translation is MTAPALTLYGRKWCHLCDDMLAALEAMRPAWDFSVTVIDVDSDPALEARYDEIVPVLTLGERELCRYRFDVDAVAVVFQSG
- the lepA gene encoding translation elongation factor 4 — protein: MDHIRNFSIIAHIDHGKSTLADRIIQLSGGLSDREMESRVLDSMDLERERGITIKAQTAALQYKARDGKVYNLNLIDTPGHVDFSYEVSRSLSACEGALLVVDASQGVEAQTVANCYTAIELGVEVVPVLNKIDLPSAEPENAIQEIEDVIGIEATDAVRCSAKTGLGVEDVLEALIAKVPPPKGDANAPLQALIIDSWFDSYVGVVMLVRVVNGTLKPKEKIHLMATGSSHLVEQVGVFTPKSKQLASLSAGQVGFIISGIKELGAAKVGDTVTHAVTTTTKPADAPLPGFKEVKPQVFAGLYPVEANQYDALRESLEKLKLNDASLQYEPEVSQALGFGFRCGFLGLLHMEIVQERLEREFDMDLITTAPTVIYEVTERDGTVVSVENPSKMPDPGRIEEVREPIVTVNLYMPQEYVGSVVTLCQQKRGIQIDMQYHGRQVRLIYEIPMAEIVLDFFDRLKSVSRGYASMDYEFKEYRASDVVKVDMLINSDKVDALSIIVHRSESRRRGAQVASKMREIIPRQMYDVAIQAAIGANIIARENIKALRKNVLAKCYGGDITRKKKLLEKQKEGKKRMKQVGSVEIPQEAFLAILQVEDK
- a CDS encoding DegQ family serine endoprotease, with translation MKKTLLLRVILGGTIAAQLAGAPAAFAAPASAPGSGSAASNPPLVSNLPDFTQLVDRVGPAVVNIRTTERVSRSQRGLPPGMDDDMAELFRRFFGVPMPQQPGPKGGTPRRGQPQPDEEQNSGVGSGFIVSNDGYILTNAHVVDGADSIYVTLTDKREFKAKLVGADKRTDVAVVKVEAKDLPTVPVGDSNRLRVGEWVVAIGSPFGLENTVTSGIVSAKGRDTGDYLPFIQTDVAVNPGNSGGPLINMRGEVVGINSMIYSQTGGFMGISFAIPIDEVMRVVDQLKKTGKVVRGRIGVAISEVSKDVADSLGLPRAQGALVRSVEPGSPAEKAGVQPGDIIMKFEGRSVDHATDLPRMVGETKPGSSATLQVLRKGKNQDLKITIAEADADTPKASRAQSGSADTPHPNALGLVVSDLTEAQKKDLKLRGGVQVELAEGPAGRAGLQQGDIILRVGDADIANAKQFEEVVKALDPKRLVPILVRRGDATQFVPLRPRAPSGK
- a CDS encoding MucB/RseB C-terminal domain-containing protein; the encoded protein is MQRLSIESLPRAPIGRTFLLFAFLLAATLQTQAWAQASAPSTDPLIEKREVSAWLNKIHRAAQTQNYIGTFVYQRGSTMRSSKISHFADKGNEYEELETLDGRQRRILRQNDDVYTLIPEQKTVFQEKRESKDSFPALLATPNRDVLDNYAPKLLPNERMAGFDCMVIELSPRDDYRFGYRLWADRNTGLLLRAQTLDAEGPLLEQAAFSQISIGVPSEKARIMHAIQATHGWHVIKPQIASTHLSDAGWSIDVDKKVPGFKAVREVLRTMRSTADGKPLEVQQVVYSDGMAGLSVFIEPATRDRKEGHGSAGATNILIKRYGDFWLTLLGEVPQATLQQFASSIEYKQPAK
- the lepB gene encoding signal peptidase I; its protein translation is MNFALILLILVLVTGVAWVADKLVFQPARRRAAQNAVAQFDQQQLALQGSGVQGSGPQESNALASARAKLRDEKLRQPWWLEYSASFFPVILAVFVLRSFVVEPFKIPSGSMIPTLLVGDFILVNKFDYGIRLPVINRKIVDVGEPKRGDVVVFRYPKDESMDYIKRVIGVPGDVVAYQNKKLTINGQPVPETALPDYFDDEHIAYFKQFEETVGGVKNRILNDPNVPPYIMGADDFPNKQNCQYNSQGVICKVPPGNYFMMGDNRDNSADSRYWGFVPEQNIVGRAFFIWMNFSNLKRLGSFQ
- a CDS encoding sigma-E factor negative regulatory protein, yielding MGSATVQTQRGLQAERISALMDGEFDPDELAALLDEADASGRPLWDDYHLIGDALRSDELTLPRSESAFMASFAARLEAEPHLLAPAALADAQAAAAPGARAAGSRVTRINPFLRVRRVLPTAAAAAAVAALSWVVVPRLQDHPAGGTQPQVLAQAATPATAGSSLTRVALAQQPQAAVAANGASASAQNDLIVLRDARLDQYLAAHQQYAPAPIGQSVSPYMRASAQADE